A genomic stretch from Streptomyces sp. QL37 includes:
- a CDS encoding response regulator transcription factor, with the protein MTIRVLVAEDQSAVRAGLVLILGSAPDIEVVGEAADGEEAVRLARGLRPDLVLMDLQMPRLDGVSATRQVVGERLADVLVLTTFDLDEYVFGALRAGASGFLLKNTDAKDLLDAVRTVARGEGLIAPAVTRRLIAEFAGATAPRRADGPGSEVLAPLTRREREVLGCLGEGLSNAEIAGRLQMAEATVKTHVSRLLGKLELRSRVQAAVLAQELGI; encoded by the coding sequence ATGACGATCCGGGTGCTGGTCGCGGAGGACCAGTCGGCGGTGCGTGCGGGGCTGGTGCTCATCCTGGGCAGCGCGCCGGACATCGAGGTGGTGGGCGAGGCGGCCGACGGGGAGGAGGCCGTGCGCCTGGCCCGTGGACTCCGGCCGGATCTGGTGCTGATGGATCTCCAGATGCCCCGCCTGGACGGTGTGTCCGCGACGCGGCAGGTGGTGGGCGAGCGGCTGGCGGACGTGTTGGTTCTGACCACCTTCGACCTGGACGAATACGTCTTCGGCGCGCTGCGCGCGGGCGCGTCGGGCTTCCTGCTCAAGAACACCGACGCGAAGGACCTGCTCGACGCGGTGCGCACGGTGGCGCGCGGGGAGGGCCTGATCGCCCCGGCGGTCACACGGCGGCTGATCGCGGAGTTCGCCGGGGCCACCGCCCCGCGCAGGGCGGACGGGCCGGGGAGCGAGGTGCTCGCCCCGCTGACGCGCCGGGAGCGGGAGGTGCTGGGCTGTCTCGGGGAGGGGCTGTCGAACGCGGAGATCGCGGGGCGGCTCCAGATGGCGGAGGCGACGGTGAAGACGCACGTCAGCAGGCTGCTGGGGAAGCTTGAGCTCCGGAGCAGGGTGCAAGCGGCGGTGCTGGCGCAGGAGTTGGGTATCTGA
- a CDS encoding F0F1 ATP synthase subunit gamma has product MGAQLRVYKRRIQAVTATKKITKAMEMIAASRIVKAQRKVAASMPYATELTRAVTAVATGSNTNHPLTTEAEAPARAAVLLLTSDRGLAGGYSSNAIKAAERLRERLAAEGKEVDTYIVGRKGVAYYGFRERKVSESWTGFTDSPEYSDAKKIAEPLIESIQKDTAEGGVDELHIVFTEFVSMMTQNAVDGRMLPLSLDQVAEESTGKGEILPLFDFEPSAEDVLDALLPRYVESRIYNALLQAAASEHAARRRAMKSATDNAGDLIKSLSRLANAARQAEITQEISEIVGGAGALADASAGSDK; this is encoded by the coding sequence ATGGGCGCTCAGCTTCGCGTTTACAAGCGCCGCATCCAAGCCGTCACCGCGACCAAGAAGATCACCAAGGCGATGGAGATGATCGCCGCCTCGCGCATCGTCAAGGCGCAGCGCAAGGTGGCGGCGTCGATGCCGTACGCGACCGAGCTCACCCGTGCGGTGACCGCGGTGGCGACCGGCTCGAACACCAACCATCCGCTCACCACCGAGGCCGAGGCTCCGGCCCGGGCGGCGGTCCTGCTCCTCACGAGCGACCGCGGTCTGGCCGGCGGCTACTCCTCCAACGCCATCAAGGCTGCGGAGCGGCTGAGGGAGCGGCTGGCGGCCGAGGGCAAGGAGGTCGACACGTACATCGTCGGCCGCAAGGGTGTCGCGTACTACGGCTTCCGTGAGCGCAAGGTCTCGGAGTCGTGGACCGGCTTCACCGACAGCCCCGAGTACTCGGACGCCAAGAAGATCGCCGAGCCCCTCATCGAGTCCATCCAGAAGGACACGGCCGAGGGTGGCGTCGACGAGCTGCACATCGTCTTCACGGAATTCGTGTCGATGATGACGCAGAACGCGGTCGACGGCCGGATGCTGCCGCTCTCGCTCGACCAGGTCGCGGAGGAGAGCACGGGGAAGGGCGAGATCCTTCCGCTGTTCGACTTCGAGCCGTCGGCGGAGGACGTCCTCGACGCCCTTCTGCCGCGCTACGTCGAGAGCCGCATCTACAACGCACTGCTGCAGGCCGCCGCTTCCGAGCACGCCGCCCGCCGCCGTGCGATGAAGTCGGCGACCGACAACGCCGGGGATCTGATCAAGAGCCTCTCCCGGCTTGCCAACGCGGCCCGCCAGGCCGAAATCACCCAGGAAATCAGCGAGATCGTCGGCGGTGCAGGTGCGCTGGCCGACGCGTCCGCGGGGAGTGACAAGTAA
- a CDS encoding F0F1 ATP synthase subunit delta: MNGASREALASARERLDALTDSTSVDAAKLAEELAAVTALLHREVSLRRVLTDPSQGGEAKAELAGRLLRGQVGGEAVDLVSGMVRSRWSQSRDLVDSVEELANTADLTAAQRAGALDDVEDEIFRFGRIVGSDVALRSALTDRKATASAKSELLRSLLGGKAQPVTERVITRLVTQPRGRSLEAGLESLSRLAAERRDRMVAVVTSAVPLSDRQKQRLGAALAKIYGRQMHLNLDVDPEVLGGISVRVGDEVINGTIAERLEEVTRRMAG; this comes from the coding sequence ATGAACGGAGCGAGCCGCGAGGCGCTGGCCTCCGCACGCGAGCGTCTCGACGCACTGACCGACTCCACGTCGGTCGACGCGGCGAAGCTCGCCGAGGAGCTGGCAGCCGTCACCGCGCTGCTCCACCGCGAGGTATCGCTGCGCCGGGTCCTCACCGACCCGTCGCAGGGCGGCGAGGCCAAGGCCGAGCTGGCCGGACGACTGCTGCGCGGTCAGGTGGGCGGCGAAGCCGTGGACCTGGTCTCCGGCATGGTCCGCTCCCGCTGGTCGCAGTCGCGTGACCTGGTGGACTCGGTCGAGGAACTGGCGAACACCGCGGACCTCACCGCGGCTCAGCGCGCCGGTGCGCTCGACGACGTCGAGGACGAGATCTTCCGGTTCGGCCGGATCGTCGGCTCCGACGTCGCGCTGCGCTCCGCCCTGACCGACCGGAAGGCCACGGCCTCGGCCAAGAGCGAGCTGCTCCGCAGCCTGCTCGGCGGCAAGGCCCAGCCCGTCACCGAGCGTGTGATCACGCGCCTCGTGACGCAGCCCCGAGGACGTAGCCTGGAAGCGGGACTCGAGTCCCTGTCCAGGCTCGCCGCGGAGCGCCGGGACCGCATGGTCGCCGTCGTCACCTCGGCGGTGCCGCTGTCCGATCGCCAGAAGCAGCGCCTCGGCGCCGCCCTGGCGAAGATCTACGGCCGGCAGATGCACCTGAACCTGGACGTGGACCCCGAGGTCCTCGGCGGGATCTCGGTGCGCGTCGGTGACGAGGTCATCAACGGCACGATCGCGGAGCGCCTCGAAGAGGTCACCCGCAGGATGGCCGGCTGA
- the atpB gene encoding F0F1 ATP synthase subunit A, giving the protein MSADPTTVLAFETDCHIFDGCGFPAPGLHSFVFEPMFTVGGIEINKPMLLAVLSTVVVVGFFWAAFNKPKLVPGKLQMVAEAGYDFIRTGVVYETLGKREGKKYVPLMVSLFFFIWIMNLWAIIPLAQFPVVSVIGFPVALAAIVYILWVSLTFKRHGFVGGWKNISGYDPSIGPALPFVMLIEIMSNLLIRPFTHAVRLFANMFAGHVLLLIFTIASWYLLNGIGIAYAGVSFVMTILMTAFELFIQALQAYVFVLLACNYIQGALAKEH; this is encoded by the coding sequence GTGAGTGCTGACCCGACGACGGTGCTCGCCTTCGAGACCGACTGCCACATCTTCGACGGATGCGGCTTCCCGGCTCCTGGCCTGCACTCCTTTGTTTTCGAGCCGATGTTCACCGTTGGCGGCATCGAGATCAACAAGCCGATGCTGCTGGCGGTCCTGAGCACCGTTGTCGTCGTCGGCTTCTTCTGGGCGGCTTTCAACAAGCCGAAGCTGGTGCCCGGAAAGCTCCAGATGGTCGCCGAGGCGGGTTACGACTTCATCCGCACCGGTGTGGTGTACGAGACGCTCGGCAAGCGCGAGGGCAAGAAGTACGTGCCCCTCATGGTCTCGCTGTTCTTCTTCATCTGGATCATGAACCTCTGGGCGATCATTCCGCTCGCCCAGTTCCCGGTGGTCTCGGTCATCGGGTTCCCGGTGGCGCTGGCCGCGATCGTCTACATCCTCTGGGTCAGCCTGACCTTCAAGCGGCACGGCTTCGTCGGCGGCTGGAAGAACATCTCCGGCTACGACCCGTCGATCGGCCCGGCTCTTCCCTTCGTCATGCTCATCGAGATCATGTCGAACCTGCTGATCCGGCCGTTCACGCACGCGGTGCGACTGTTCGCCAACATGTTCGCCGGCCACGTGCTGCTGCTGATCTTCACCATCGCCAGCTGGTACCTGCTGAACGGCATCGGCATCGCCTACGCCGGTGTCTCGTTCGTGATGACCATCCTGATGACCGCCTTCGAGCTGTTCATCCAGGCGCTGCAGGCCTACGTGTTCGTCCTTCTGGCCTGCAACTACATTCAGGGTGCTCTCGCCAAGGAGCACTGA
- a CDS encoding F0F1 ATP synthase subunit B, giving the protein MNALQLAAEEEIQNPLLPAIPEIVIGLIAFVIVFGFLAKKLLPNIEKVLEERREAIEGGIEKADAAQTEAQSVLEQYKAQLAEARHEAARLRQEAQEQGAVIIQEMRAEGQRQREEIIAAGHAQIEADRKAAASALRQDVGTLATTLAGKLVGESLEDHARQSGTVDRFLDELEAKAEAVR; this is encoded by the coding sequence GTGAACGCCCTACAGCTGGCGGCCGAGGAAGAGATCCAGAACCCGCTGCTCCCGGCGATCCCCGAGATCGTCATCGGCCTGATCGCCTTTGTCATCGTCTTCGGTTTCCTCGCCAAGAAGCTCCTCCCGAACATCGAGAAGGTTCTGGAAGAGCGCCGCGAGGCGATCGAAGGCGGGATCGAGAAGGCCGACGCGGCCCAGACCGAGGCCCAGAGCGTTCTTGAGCAGTACAAGGCTCAGCTCGCCGAGGCACGCCACGAGGCCGCCCGTCTGCGCCAGGAGGCGCAGGAGCAGGGTGCCGTCATCATCCAGGAGATGAGGGCGGAGGGTCAGCGGCAGCGCGAGGAGATCATCGCGGCCGGCCACGCCCAGATCGAGGCCGACCGCAAGGCCGCGGCGTCCGCGCTGCGTCAGGACGTGGGCACCCTTGCCACCACCCTGGCCGGCAAGCTCGTCGGCGAGTCCCTCGAGGACCACGCCCGGCAGAGCGGCACCGTCGACCGTTTCCTCGACGAGCTCGAGGCGAAGGCCGAGGCCGTCCGATGA
- a CDS encoding DUF2550 domain-containing protein: MVLALWVGGLVVVLVAVGLFVFGLRRRLIQRSGGTFDCSLRWDVSEEPDPSGKGWVYGVARYSGDRVDWFRVFSYSPRPRRGLERSAIEVVARRLPEGEEELALLSDSVVLGCLHRGTRLELAMSEDALTGFLAWLEAAPPGQRVNVA; the protein is encoded by the coding sequence ATGGTCCTCGCTCTGTGGGTTGGCGGTCTGGTCGTCGTGCTGGTCGCGGTGGGTCTGTTCGTCTTCGGCCTCCGCAGGCGGCTGATCCAGCGCTCCGGCGGAACCTTCGACTGCAGTCTGCGCTGGGACGTGTCCGAGGAGCCGGATCCGTCCGGCAAGGGCTGGGTGTACGGGGTCGCCCGCTACAGCGGTGACCGTGTCGACTGGTTCCGGGTCTTCTCCTACTCGCCCCGCCCGCGCCGCGGTCTCGAGCGCTCCGCCATCGAGGTGGTCGCGCGCCGGCTGCCCGAGGGCGAGGAGGAGCTGGCGCTCCTGTCCGACTCCGTCGTGCTCGGCTGTCTCCACCGGGGGACGCGCCTGGAGCTGGCGATGAGTGAGGACGCCCTGACCGGCTTCCTCGCCTGGCTGGAGGCGGCACCGCCCGGCCAGCGAGTCAATGTGGCTTAG
- a CDS encoding F0F1 ATP synthase subunit epsilon has translation MAAELHVELVAADRSVWSGEATLVVARTTSGDIGVMPGHQPLLGVLESGPVTIRTSDGATVVAAVHGGFISFADNKLSLLAEIAELADEIDVQRAERALERAKSETDAGAERRADVRLRAVAAH, from the coding sequence TTGGCTGCTGAGCTGCATGTCGAGCTGGTCGCCGCGGACCGCAGTGTCTGGTCCGGCGAGGCCACCCTCGTTGTCGCACGTACCACGTCCGGCGACATCGGCGTCATGCCCGGTCACCAGCCGCTCCTGGGTGTGCTGGAATCGGGCCCCGTGACGATCCGTACGAGTGACGGCGCGACGGTTGTCGCCGCTGTGCACGGCGGTTTCATCTCGTTCGCGGACAACAAGCTCTCGCTGCTGGCTGAGATCGCCGAGCTTGCTGACGAGATCGACGTCCAGCGCGCCGAGCGTGCGCTGGAGCGCGCGAAGTCGGAGACGGACGCCGGTGCGGAGCGCCGCGCGGACGTGCGACTGCGTGCGGTGGCGGCGCACTGA
- the atpD gene encoding F0F1 ATP synthase subunit beta, whose protein sequence is MTTTVETAAATGRVARVIGPVVDVEFPVDAMPEIYNALHIDVDDPAEAGARKTLTLEVAQHLGDGMVRAISMQPTDGVVRQAPVTDTGAGITVPVGDITKGKVFNTLGQILNEPEAEAQITERWPIHRKAPAFDQLESKTEMFETGLKVVDLLTPYVKGGKIGLFGGAGVGKTVLIQEMIMRVAKLHDGVSVFAGVGERTREGNDLIDEMTDSGVLEKTALVFGQMDEPPGTRLRVALSALTMAEYFRDVQKQDVLLFIDNIFRFTQAGSEVSTLLGRMPSAVGYQPTLADEMGVLQERITSTRGHSITSMQAIYVPADDLTDPAPATTFAHLDATTVLSRPISEKGIYPAVDPLDSTSRILDPRYIAQDHYDTASRVKGILQKYKDLQDIIAILGIDELGEEDKLVVHRARRVERFLSQNTHAAKQFTGLDGSDVPLDESIAAFNAICDGEYDHFPEQAFFMCGGIEDLKANAKELGVS, encoded by the coding sequence ATGACGACGACAGTTGAGACGGCCGCTGCCACGGGCCGCGTCGCCCGGGTCATCGGCCCGGTCGTCGACGTGGAGTTCCCCGTCGACGCGATGCCGGAGATCTACAACGCCCTGCACATCGACGTCGACGACCCGGCCGAGGCCGGCGCTCGTAAGACGCTGACCCTGGAAGTCGCCCAGCACCTGGGTGACGGCATGGTCCGCGCGATCTCGATGCAGCCGACCGACGGTGTGGTCCGCCAGGCCCCGGTGACCGACACGGGCGCGGGCATCACCGTCCCCGTCGGTGACATCACCAAGGGCAAGGTGTTCAACACCCTCGGTCAGATCCTGAACGAGCCGGAGGCCGAGGCGCAGATCACCGAGCGCTGGCCGATCCACCGCAAGGCTCCGGCCTTCGACCAGCTCGAGTCCAAGACCGAGATGTTCGAGACCGGCCTGAAGGTCGTCGACCTGCTGACCCCGTACGTCAAGGGCGGCAAGATCGGTCTGTTCGGTGGTGCGGGCGTCGGCAAGACGGTCCTCATCCAGGAAATGATCATGCGTGTGGCGAAGCTGCACGACGGTGTGTCGGTGTTCGCCGGTGTCGGCGAGCGCACCCGTGAGGGCAACGACCTCATCGACGAGATGACCGACTCGGGCGTCCTGGAGAAGACCGCGCTGGTCTTCGGCCAGATGGACGAGCCGCCGGGCACCCGTCTCCGGGTCGCGCTGTCCGCCCTGACCATGGCGGAGTACTTCCGCGATGTGCAGAAGCAGGACGTGCTGCTCTTCATCGACAACATCTTCCGCTTCACGCAGGCCGGCTCCGAGGTCTCCACGCTGCTCGGCCGCATGCCGTCCGCGGTGGGTTACCAGCCGACCCTGGCCGACGAGATGGGTGTGCTCCAGGAGCGCATCACCTCGACGCGTGGTCACTCGATCACCTCGATGCAGGCGATCTACGTCCCCGCGGACGACCTGACCGACCCGGCCCCGGCCACCACGTTCGCCCACCTCGACGCGACGACGGTTCTCTCCCGTCCGATCTCCGAGAAGGGCATCTACCCGGCCGTGGACCCGCTGGACTCCACGTCCCGCATCCTGGACCCGCGCTACATCGCGCAGGACCACTACGACACGGCCAGCCGTGTCAAGGGGATCCTGCAGAAGTACAAGGACCTCCAGGACATCATCGCGATCCTCGGTATCGACGAGCTGGGCGAGGAGGACAAGCTCGTCGTCCACCGTGCCCGTCGCGTCGAGCGCTTCCTGTCGCAGAACACCCACGCCGCCAAGCAGTTCACCGGCCTGGACGGTTCGGACGTCCCGCTCGACGAGTCGATCGCCGCGTTCAACGCGATCTGTGACGGGGAGTACGACCACTTCCCCGAGCAGGCGTTCTTCATGTGCGGTGGCATCGAGGACCTCAAGGCCAACGCCAAGGAGCTCGGCGTCTCCTGA
- the atpE gene encoding ATP synthase F0 subunit C, whose amino-acid sequence MSALETLAAVNITGNLGSIGYGLAAIGPGVGVGIIFGNGTQALARQPEAAGLIRSNQILGFVLCEALALIGLVMPFVYPVD is encoded by the coding sequence ATGTCCGCTCTTGAGACCCTCGCCGCCGTCAACATCACGGGCAACCTCGGTTCCATCGGCTACGGCCTCGCCGCGATCGGCCCCGGCGTCGGCGTCGGCATCATCTTCGGTAACGGCACCCAGGCGCTGGCCCGCCAGCCCGAAGCTGCCGGCCTGATCCGTTCGAACCAGATCCTCGGCTTCGTCCTCTGTGAGGCGCTCGCCCTGATCGGTCTCGTCATGCCCTTCGTCTACCCGGTCGACTAA
- a CDS encoding glycoside hydrolase family 18 chitinase, whose product MSTDTPVRLTRLRWRRTGSTTTRSKTVAALTALLLPLAAMVGLASPAEAATSATATYVKKSDWGTGFEGQWTVKNTGTTALSSWTIEWDFPSGTAVGSAWDASVTSSGTHWTAKNLGWNGTVAPGASISFGFNGTGSGSPTGCKLNGASCDGGSVPGDNAPSKPGTPTASNITDTSAKLSWSAATDDKGVKNYDVLRDGAKVATVTTTTYTDTGLTKGTDYSYTVQARDTADQTGPVSASVAVRTTGTTDPGPGPGDKVNLGYFTEWGVYGRNYHVKNLVTSGSAEKITHINYAFGNVQGGKCTIGDAYADYDKAYTADQSVDGVADTWDQPLRGNFNQLRKLKAKYPHIKVIWSFGGWTWSGGFGAAAQNPAAFAQSCYDLVEDPRWADVFDGIDIDWEYPNACGLTCDTSGPAALKNLSSALRTKFGTNNLVTAAITADGSAGGKIDAADYAGAAAYFDWYNVMTYDFFGAWEAKGPTAPHSPLNSYSGIPQEGFNSAAAIAKLKAKGVPAKKLLLGIGFYGRGWTGVTQAAPGGTATGAAPGTYEAGIEDYKVLKNSCPATGTIAGTAYAHCGTNWWSYDTPATITSKMAWANSQGLGGAFFWEFSGDTANGELVSAMDSGLN is encoded by the coding sequence TTGAGCACTGACACCCCCGTACGCCTCACCCGTCTCAGATGGAGACGCACAGGCTCCACGACCACCAGGTCGAAGACCGTCGCGGCCCTCACCGCGCTCCTGCTTCCCCTCGCCGCCATGGTCGGCCTGGCCTCCCCCGCCGAGGCCGCCACCTCCGCGACCGCCACGTACGTCAAGAAGTCCGACTGGGGCACCGGCTTCGAGGGCCAGTGGACGGTCAAGAACACCGGCACCACCGCCCTCTCCTCCTGGACGATCGAGTGGGACTTCCCCTCCGGCACCGCGGTCGGCTCCGCCTGGGACGCCTCCGTCACGAGCTCCGGAACCCACTGGACCGCCAAGAACCTCGGCTGGAACGGCACGGTCGCCCCGGGCGCCAGCATCAGCTTCGGCTTCAACGGCACCGGCAGTGGCTCCCCCACCGGCTGCAAGCTCAACGGCGCCTCCTGTGACGGCGGCAGCGTCCCCGGAGACAACGCCCCGTCCAAGCCCGGCACCCCCACCGCGAGCAACATCACCGACACCTCGGCGAAGCTCAGCTGGAGCGCCGCCACCGACGACAAGGGCGTCAAGAACTACGACGTCCTGCGCGACGGCGCCAAGGTCGCCACGGTGACCACGACGACGTACACCGACACCGGTCTCACCAAGGGCACCGACTACTCGTACACGGTGCAGGCGCGTGACACCGCCGACCAGACCGGCCCGGTCAGCGCATCGGTCGCCGTCCGCACCACCGGCACCACGGACCCGGGCCCCGGCCCGGGCGACAAGGTCAACCTCGGCTACTTCACCGAGTGGGGCGTCTACGGGCGCAACTACCACGTCAAGAACCTCGTGACCTCCGGCTCCGCCGAGAAGATCACCCACATCAACTACGCGTTCGGCAACGTCCAGGGCGGCAAGTGCACCATCGGTGACGCCTACGCCGACTACGACAAGGCCTACACCGCCGACCAGTCGGTCGACGGCGTCGCCGACACCTGGGACCAGCCGCTGCGCGGCAACTTCAACCAGCTGCGCAAGCTCAAGGCGAAGTACCCGCACATCAAGGTCATCTGGTCCTTCGGCGGCTGGACCTGGTCCGGCGGCTTCGGTGCCGCCGCGCAGAACCCGGCCGCGTTCGCCCAGTCCTGCTACGACTTGGTCGAGGACCCCCGCTGGGCCGATGTCTTCGACGGCATCGACATCGACTGGGAGTACCCCAACGCCTGCGGTCTCACCTGTGACACCAGCGGACCCGCCGCGCTGAAGAACCTCTCCTCGGCGCTGCGCACGAAGTTCGGCACGAACAACCTGGTCACCGCCGCGATCACCGCGGACGGCTCGGCCGGCGGCAAGATCGACGCCGCCGACTACGCGGGCGCCGCGGCGTACTTCGACTGGTACAACGTCATGACGTACGACTTCTTCGGCGCCTGGGAGGCCAAGGGCCCGACCGCCCCGCACTCCCCGCTCAACTCGTACAGCGGCATCCCGCAGGAGGGCTTCAACTCCGCCGCCGCCATCGCCAAGCTGAAGGCCAAGGGCGTCCCGGCGAAGAAACTGCTGCTGGGCATCGGCTTCTACGGCCGCGGCTGGACCGGCGTAACCCAGGCGGCACCCGGCGGAACGGCGACCGGGGCGGCCCCGGGGACGTACGAGGCCGGCATCGAGGACTACAAGGTCCTGAAGAACAGCTGCCCCGCCACCGGCACGATCGCCGGTACGGCGTACGCCCACTGCGGCACCAACTGGTGGAGCTACGACACCCCGGCGACGATCACGTCCAAGATGGCCTGGGCGAACAGCCAGGGGCTGGGCGGGGCGTTCTTCTGGGAGTTCAGCGGTGACACCGCGAACGGTGAGCTCGTGAGCGCGATGGACAGCGGCCTCAACTAA
- the atpA gene encoding F0F1 ATP synthase subunit alpha, with translation MAELTIRPEEIRDALDNFVQSYQPDAASREEVGTVSVAGDGIAKVEGLPSAMANELLKFEDGTLGLALNLEEREIGAIVLGEFSGIEEGQPVQRTGEVLSVGVGEGYLGRVVDPLGNPIDGLGEIATEGRRALELQAPGVMVRKSVHEPMQTGYKAVDAMVPIGRGQRQLIIGDRQTGKTALAVDTIINQRDNWRSGDVNKQVRCIYVAIGQKGSTIASVRGALEEAGALEYTTIVAAPASDPAGFKYLAPYTGSAIGQHWMYDGKHVLIIFDDLSKQADAYRAVSLLLRRPPGREAYPGDVFYLHSRLLERCAKLSDDMGAGSMTGLPIVETKANDVSAFIPTNVISITDGQCFLESDLFNAGQRPALNVGISVSRVGGSAQHKAMKQVSGRLRVDLAQFRELEAFAAFGSDLDAASKASLERGKRMVELLKQPQYAPFPMEEQVVSVWAGTTGKMDDVPVEDIRRFETELLEFLRRERKDLLTSIAEGGKMSDDTLQSIADAIAAFKQQFETSDGKLLGEG, from the coding sequence ATGGCGGAGCTTACGATCCGGCCGGAGGAGATCCGGGACGCACTGGATAACTTTGTCCAGTCGTACCAGCCGGACGCGGCCTCGCGCGAGGAGGTCGGGACGGTCAGCGTTGCCGGCGACGGCATCGCGAAGGTGGAGGGTCTGCCCTCCGCCATGGCGAACGAGCTGCTGAAGTTCGAGGACGGCACCCTCGGTCTCGCCCTCAACCTCGAGGAGCGCGAGATCGGTGCGATCGTCCTCGGCGAGTTCAGCGGGATCGAGGAGGGCCAGCCGGTGCAGCGCACCGGTGAGGTGCTCTCCGTCGGCGTCGGCGAGGGCTACCTCGGCCGCGTCGTCGACCCGCTCGGCAACCCGATCGACGGTCTCGGCGAGATCGCGACCGAAGGCCGTCGCGCCCTCGAGCTGCAGGCCCCTGGCGTCATGGTCCGCAAGTCGGTGCACGAGCCGATGCAGACCGGCTACAAGGCCGTCGACGCCATGGTGCCGATCGGCCGCGGCCAGCGTCAGCTGATCATCGGCGACCGTCAGACGGGTAAGACCGCTCTGGCCGTCGACACGATCATCAACCAGCGCGACAACTGGCGCTCGGGCGACGTGAACAAGCAGGTGCGCTGCATCTACGTCGCCATCGGTCAGAAGGGCTCCACCATCGCCTCCGTGCGCGGTGCCCTCGAAGAGGCCGGCGCGCTGGAGTACACGACCATCGTCGCCGCCCCGGCGTCCGACCCGGCCGGCTTCAAGTACCTGGCGCCGTACACCGGCTCGGCCATCGGCCAGCACTGGATGTACGACGGCAAGCACGTCCTCATCATCTTCGACGACCTCTCGAAGCAGGCCGACGCCTACCGCGCCGTGTCGCTTCTGCTGCGCCGTCCGCCGGGCCGTGAGGCCTACCCGGGCGACGTCTTCTACCTGCACTCGCGTCTGCTGGAGCGCTGCGCCAAGCTCTCCGACGACATGGGCGCCGGTTCGATGACGGGCCTCCCGATCGTCGAGACCAAGGCGAACGACGTGTCGGCGTTCATCCCGACCAACGTCATCTCCATCACCGACGGCCAGTGCTTCCTGGAGTCCGACCTGTTCAACGCGGGTCAGCGTCCGGCGCTCAACGTCGGTATCTCGGTCTCCCGAGTCGGTGGTTCCGCCCAGCACAAGGCCATGAAGCAGGTCTCCGGCCGTCTCCGCGTGGACCTCGCCCAGTTCCGTGAGCTGGAGGCGTTCGCCGCCTTCGGTTCCGACCTGGACGCGGCCTCCAAGGCGTCGCTGGAGCGCGGTAAGCGCATGGTCGAGCTGCTGAAGCAGCCGCAGTACGCCCCGTTCCCGATGGAGGAGCAGGTCGTCTCCGTCTGGGCCGGCACCACGGGCAAGATGGACGACGTCCCGGTCGAGGACATCCGCCGCTTCGAGACCGAGCTGCTGGAGTTCCTGCGCCGCGAGCGCAAGGACCTCCTGACCAGCATCGCCGAGGGCGGCAAGATGTCCGACGACACGCTGCAGTCGATCGCCGACGCGATCGCCGCCTTCAAGCAGCAGTTCGAGACCTCGGACGGCAAGCTCCTGGGCGAGGGCTGA